One Candidatus Omnitrophota bacterium genomic window carries:
- the rseP gene encoding RIP metalloprotease RseP encodes MTLIVALVVFSILVMVHEIGHLVAAKRFGITVEVFSIGMGKKLLGWTVGGTEYRLSLIPFGGYCKMSGEEPGEATGKEGEYPLSPAGHRFWVIAAGSLVNYLFAFFLFWIIFMIGVPTLSNKVGQVLGGYPAEKAGIEVGDEILSINTHDVKYWDDIVGAIKEDHETSEELDLRVVRNGNVLRINIKPEISTVTNIFGQRISRPMIGIAPESDILSVSYGPGGAFYHAGKRLLTLTAATYKSIWLLITGGLPVKDSVSGPIGIASLMGRAAKLGIVPLLIITAHVSMALAIFNLLPFPVLDGGHIIFIALEKFRGRPVSVKVQENVTQVALYLLITLAVFISWQDISKLIPRAKNAPDVTAVEKTGADITSGGNASAGGK; translated from the coding sequence TTGACCCTAATAGTGGCTCTTGTGGTCTTCAGTATACTGGTCATGGTGCATGAGATCGGGCATCTTGTGGCCGCGAAACGTTTCGGGATAACTGTCGAGGTATTCTCGATCGGCATGGGGAAAAAACTCCTGGGATGGACAGTAGGAGGCACCGAATACAGGCTTTCCCTGATCCCGTTCGGCGGATATTGCAAGATGTCCGGTGAGGAACCGGGCGAAGCCACCGGCAAGGAAGGGGAATATCCTTTAAGCCCCGCGGGACATCGTTTCTGGGTGATCGCGGCGGGGTCTTTAGTGAACTATCTGTTCGCTTTTTTTCTGTTCTGGATCATATTCATGATAGGGGTGCCGACACTTTCCAACAAAGTGGGCCAGGTGCTTGGGGGATATCCGGCCGAGAAAGCCGGCATTGAGGTCGGTGACGAGATATTGTCCATAAACACGCACGATGTGAAGTACTGGGATGATATAGTGGGCGCGATAAAGGAAGATCATGAAACGTCGGAAGAACTGGACCTGCGTGTGGTGAGGAACGGAAATGTCCTGCGTATAAACATAAAGCCGGAGATAAGCACGGTCACCAATATCTTTGGCCAGAGGATATCCCGGCCCATGATAGGGATAGCGCCGGAGAGTGATATATTGTCGGTGTCGTACGGTCCTGGCGGGGCTTTTTATCACGCGGGAAAGCGTCTGCTTACGCTTACCGCGGCCACGTACAAGAGCATATGGCTGCTTATAACCGGCGGATTGCCGGTGAAGGATTCGGTATCAGGGCCGATAGGCATAGCCAGTCTTATGGGGCGGGCGGCCAAGTTAGGCATAGTCCCTCTTCTTATAATAACGGCCCATGTCAGCATGGCGCTCGCCATATTCAATCTTTTGCCGTTCCCGGTGCTTGACGGAGGGCATATAATATTCATCGCGTTGGAAAAGTTCCGGGGAAGGCCGGTGAGCGTGAAAGTGCAGGAGAACGTGACACAGGTGGCGCTTTACCTCCTGATAACGCTTGCTGTGTTCATAAGCTGGCAGGATATATCCAAACTGATACCGAGGGCTAAGAACGCGCCCGATGTCACGGCCGTGGAAAAGACAGGGGCCGATATCACCAGTGGCGGCAATGCCTCGGCCGGAGGGAAGTGA
- the dxr gene encoding 1-deoxy-D-xylulose-5-phosphate reductoisomerase → MKDIVIFGSTGSVGRNVLDIIRSFPEKFRVKALVSRSNSDLLVAQALEFRPDIVAIYDESGLTGLKNALEGIKITGGAEALEDIAGAVKADIVFMCISGTAALKPLIAALKAGRKVALASKEPVVSAGMILRDTVKGTSAEIVPVDSEHSAIMQCLYGRDKAHVKRLFVTGTGGSLSGRSGENLDNMSVSDVLAHPKWSMGRKITVDSATLMNKGLEVIEARWLFDIPQDRIKVVIHPEAIIHSMVEFLDGTMAASLFSPDMRFPILTALSFPDMFENSLPRLDPVSVGKLTFTEPDTARFPALALAYEALDAGGTMPAVLNASNESAVHMFLDGKIKFTRIPELVEKVMEQHKNIKVPSLDDVISAEAWAREEVLRFC, encoded by the coding sequence ATGAAAGATATCGTGATCTTCGGATCGACCGGGTCAGTTGGCAGGAACGTACTGGACATAATACGTTCGTTCCCCGAAAAATTCAGGGTGAAAGCCCTGGTCTCCAGGTCAAACTCGGACCTACTGGTCGCCCAAGCCCTTGAATTCAGGCCCGATATAGTGGCGATATACGATGAGAGCGGTCTTACCGGTCTTAAGAACGCGTTGGAAGGCATAAAGATAACAGGCGGCGCGGAAGCGCTTGAGGATATAGCTGGCGCCGTGAAAGCGGATATCGTGTTCATGTGCATATCCGGGACAGCGGCGCTTAAACCGCTGATAGCCGCGCTTAAAGCCGGGAGAAAGGTCGCTCTGGCCAGCAAGGAACCCGTAGTGTCGGCCGGGATGATACTTCGTGATACCGTAAAAGGTACATCCGCGGAGATAGTGCCGGTGGACAGTGAGCACAGCGCTATCATGCAATGTCTTTACGGCAGGGACAAAGCCCATGTTAAAAGGCTTTTCGTTACGGGAACGGGAGGATCTTTGAGCGGAAGGTCCGGGGAGAACCTCGATAATATGAGTGTATCGGATGTCCTGGCCCACCCAAAATGGAGTATGGGCAGGAAGATAACGGTGGATTCGGCGACCTTGATGAACAAGGGGCTTGAAGTGATAGAGGCCCGATGGCTTTTTGATATACCGCAGGACAGGATAAAGGTGGTAATACATCCCGAAGCTATCATACATTCCATGGTAGAGTTCCTGGACGGGACCATGGCGGCATCCCTTTTCAGCCCGGATATGAGGTTCCCGATACTCACGGCCCTTAGTTTCCCGGATATGTTCGAGAACAGCCTGCCAAGGCTGGACCCCGTGTCCGTGGGGAAACTTACATTTACCGAACCCGATACCGCGAGGTTCCCGGCGCTCGCGCTGGCTTATGAAGCGTTGGACGCGGGTGGCACCATGCCCGCGGTGCTTAACGCGTCGAACGAAAGCGCGGTACATATGTTCCTGGACGGAAAGATCAAGTTCACAAGGATCCCGGAACTCGTGGAGAAGGTCATGGAACAGCATAAAAACATAAAGGTCCCTTCGCTCGATGATGTTATATCGGCCGAGGCATGGGCCCGTGAGGAGGTGTTGAGGTTTTGTTGA
- a CDS encoding CDP-archaeol synthase encodes MSKFLRRTIVSAVLMAFVFAAIFRLPNWVFCVVICAFVACGLYEFFHMVEHRKIFVYKYFGTATGALIPVVIYMGNSLPEIKNLEPLLIVVGSLLALTLQFARRDDAGDHLISAALTLFGLFYIAWFFSFFVKIKFLPNGSELVMFLVLVTKSADMGAYVIGSRFGRRELIPRISPKKTVEGTLGGVATSVIISMISGKFLTGYSYAHLMVLGFMLALIGQVGDLAESLIKRNCNIKDSGAYLPGIGGVLDLLDSLLFTAPIFYFYVKTF; translated from the coding sequence GTGAGTAAGTTCCTAAGGAGGACCATAGTAAGCGCTGTCCTGATGGCTTTTGTGTTCGCGGCTATCTTCCGCTTGCCTAATTGGGTGTTCTGCGTTGTGATATGCGCTTTTGTTGCCTGCGGTCTTTATGAGTTCTTCCACATGGTCGAACACCGCAAGATATTCGTATATAAGTATTTCGGCACGGCTACGGGCGCGCTCATACCCGTGGTCATATATATGGGGAACAGCCTGCCGGAGATCAAGAACCTGGAGCCTCTTCTTATCGTCGTTGGGAGCCTTCTGGCCCTTACCCTGCAGTTCGCCAGGCGTGACGACGCGGGGGACCATCTCATAAGCGCGGCGCTTACATTGTTCGGTCTATTCTACATAGCGTGGTTCTTTTCTTTTTTCGTTAAGATAAAATTCCTGCCCAACGGGTCGGAACTCGTGATGTTCCTGGTCCTTGTCACGAAGAGCGCCGATATGGGAGCGTATGTTATCGGGAGCCGCTTCGGGAGAAGGGAGCTTATCCCGCGTATAAGCCCGAAAAAAACGGTCGAAGGCACCCTGGGTGGGGTGGCCACAAGTGTTATCATATCAATGATATCAGGTAAGTTCCTGACAGGGTATTCCTACGCCCATCTTATGGTGCTGGGGTTTATGTTGGCATTGATAGGGCAGGTCGGGGATCTCGCGGAAAGTCTTATTAAGAGGAACTGTAATATAAAGGACTCGGGCGCGTATCTGCCGGGCATAGGGGGAGTGCTCGATCTTTTAGACAGTCTTTTGTTCACTGCCCCGATATTTTATTTCTATGTTAAGACCTTCTAG
- a CDS encoding isoprenyl transferase, translating to MSKLPEHIAVIMDGNGRWARRRNQPRIMGHRKGVEIANVISQACAERGIKALTLYTFSSENWNRPENEVKALMGLLEQAISNYSRMLSEYGIRFKAIGRIGDLGASLEKAIKRVEQETSGNTGMVLSLALNYGGRQEICDAVSSIYEADRSGELRVSSITPELLSGYMYTSGLPDPDLIVRTSGEQRLSNFLLWQSAYSELYFTETLWPDFDVKELDKALEEYGRRDRRFGE from the coding sequence ATGAGTAAATTGCCGGAGCATATCGCTGTAATAATGGACGGGAACGGCAGGTGGGCCCGAAGAAGGAACCAGCCGCGCATCATGGGGCATCGCAAAGGTGTCGAAATAGCCAACGTTATCAGCCAGGCTTGTGCTGAACGGGGGATAAAAGCGCTTACTTTGTATACATTTTCATCCGAAAACTGGAACCGGCCAGAGAACGAGGTCAAGGCGCTAATGGGACTTCTTGAACAGGCGATCTCGAATTACAGCAGGATGTTGTCGGAATACGGCATAAGGTTCAAGGCCATAGGCAGGATAGGGGACCTTGGCGCGTCGCTTGAAAAAGCGATAAAGAGGGTCGAGCAGGAAACGTCCGGGAATACCGGGATGGTGCTTTCTCTCGCGCTCAACTATGGGGGCCGGCAGGAGATATGTGACGCGGTATCGAGCATATATGAGGCCGATAGGAGCGGTGAGTTGCGGGTAAGCTCGATAACGCCGGAGCTTTTGTCCGGGTATATGTACACTTCAGGGCTTCCCGATCCCGATCTGATAGTACGTACTTCCGGCGAGCAGAGACTTAGTAATTTCCTGTTATGGCAGTCCGCTTATTCCGAGTTATATTTTACCGAGACATTATGGCCGGACTTTGATGTGAAGGAACTTGATAAGGCTTTGGAGGAATACGGGCGGAGGGACAGGAGGTTCGGTGAGTAA
- a CDS encoding flagellar motor protein MotB, whose translation MRGKRYLTLLTVLVLMSGFMVSGCAVNFYKQNPRSKTKITELERQISDLEAERAKERAHFEDVKRMLESRLKDQIKDKSVSLEMDERGLVIILSDDILFDSGKSEIKDKVSPVLDKVSRVITEEVPDKNIGVYGNTDNVPIKYSNWKSNWELSTARATNVLHYLVSQGVSPNKLSATGYGEHRPIASNDTAAGRSMNRRVEIVILPDFVEQRQDIDAFDSNIK comes from the coding sequence ATGCGCGGGAAAAGATATTTGACATTACTCACTGTTCTTGTCTTGATGTCGGGGTTCATGGTGTCGGGTTGTGCCGTGAATTTCTACAAGCAGAATCCACGCAGCAAGACGAAGATAACCGAGCTGGAAAGGCAGATAAGCGACCTGGAGGCCGAACGGGCGAAGGAACGCGCTCATTTCGAGGATGTCAAAAGGATGCTGGAAAGCCGTTTAAAAGACCAGATCAAAGATAAAAGCGTTTCTCTCGAGATGGATGAGAGGGGGCTTGTCATCATACTTTCGGACGACATACTTTTTGATTCCGGTAAGTCAGAAATAAAGGACAAGGTCTCCCCGGTCCTGGACAAGGTATCAAGGGTCATCACCGAAGAGGTCCCGGACAAGAACATAGGGGTCTATGGGAATACGGACAACGTTCCGATAAAATACTCGAACTGGAAGTCCAACTGGGAACTATCGACGGCGAGGGCTACCAATGTACTGCATTACCTGGTCTCCCAGGGCGTGTCCCCGAATAAATTGTCCGCTACAGGCTACGGGGAGCACAGGCCGATAGCTTCGAACGATACAGCCGCGGGCAGGTCGATGAACAGGCGCGTGGAAATAGTGATACTTCCGGATTTCGTGGAACAAAGGCAGGACATAGACGCTTTTGACAGCAACATAAAGTAA
- a CDS encoding adenylosuccinate synthase produces the protein MAKVTVLVGAQWGDEGKGKVIDILTEDVQYIVRYQGGNNAGHTVVIGDNKYILHLIPSGILHDGKICVIGHGVVVDPKALLAEIELLHKQGIDVDGRLKVSDKAHVILPYHIKIDELREKKKKKGKIGTTKKGIGPCYADKVTRIGIRMGDLFDVKYFKKQLKENLEEKSETLKGLTGFKGFSVEDILEEYTGYAKRLAEYVCDSTTLLNNALEEDNSILFEGAQGTFLDVDYGTYPYVTSSNATAGGACTGGGIGPSRIDRVVGVVKAYTTRVGEGPFPTEFGPELMQKIREKGGEFGATTGRARRCGWFDSVLVRNSVMINGIDDVVITKLDVLDELDTINICTAYRYKGKIYKEIPGIPGFLENCEPVYEEHPGWKKDTSTLTSCDDLPENARKYLDRIKELIRTNIMLVSVGKSRKQTLSYK, from the coding sequence ATGGCGAAAGTAACGGTGTTGGTGGGAGCCCAGTGGGGCGACGAGGGTAAGGGTAAGGTCATTGACATATTGACCGAGGACGTGCAGTACATCGTCCGGTATCAGGGCGGGAACAACGCGGGTCACACGGTCGTCATAGGGGATAACAAATATATCCTGCATCTGATCCCGTCAGGCATACTGCATGACGGTAAGATATGTGTTATAGGGCACGGAGTGGTTGTTGATCCGAAGGCGTTGCTGGCGGAGATAGAGCTCCTCCACAAACAGGGCATCGATGTGGACGGCAGGCTTAAGGTCAGCGATAAGGCGCATGTGATACTGCCGTACCATATCAAGATAGACGAGCTCAGGGAGAAGAAAAAGAAAAAGGGCAAGATCGGCACCACGAAGAAAGGGATAGGCCCGTGCTACGCTGACAAGGTAACGCGTATAGGGATAAGGATGGGGGACCTGTTCGACGTCAAATATTTCAAGAAGCAGCTCAAGGAGAACCTCGAGGAAAAAAGCGAGACACTGAAGGGGCTAACGGGCTTCAAGGGGTTTTCCGTCGAGGATATATTGGAGGAATATACAGGGTACGCCAAGCGTCTAGCGGAATATGTATGCGACTCGACGACGCTCCTTAATAACGCGTTGGAGGAAGATAACTCGATACTTTTCGAGGGAGCTCAAGGCACTTTCCTTGATGTGGATTACGGTACATATCCCTATGTAACATCGTCGAACGCTACGGCTGGTGGGGCTTGTACGGGCGGCGGGATAGGTCCTTCAAGGATAGACCGTGTCGTCGGGGTGGTAAAAGCCTATACGACCAGGGTGGGAGAAGGCCCGTTCCCGACCGAGTTCGGACCTGAACTTATGCAGAAGATACGGGAGAAAGGCGGAGAGTTCGGGGCTACTACCGGCCGGGCCAGGAGATGTGGTTGGTTCGACAGCGTCCTGGTGCGGAATTCGGTCATGATAAACGGCATAGACGATGTAGTGATAACAAAGCTTGATGTATTGGACGAACTTGATACAATAAATATATGTACCGCGTACCGGTATAAGGGGAAAATATACAAAGAGATACCCGGCATACCGGGTTTCCTGGAGAATTGCGAACCGGTCTATGAAGAGCATCCTGGGTGGAAAAAGGACACGTCGACGCTTACGTCCTGCGACGATCTCCCGGAGAACGCGCGAAAGTACCTGGACAGGATAAAAGAGCTGATAAGGACCAACATAATGCTCGTATCGGTAGGTAAGAGCCGTAAACAGACGCTATCATATAAGTGA
- the serA gene encoding phosphoglycerate dehydrogenase, whose protein sequence is MIRGVDASGKISLKEVVDMAIKILVSDPLSKEGVDILKQNGFKVDEVSKLTEEQLCKKIKGYDALIIRSGTTVTAKIINASDALKVIGRAGVGVDNVDVAAASKKGIIVMNAPAGNTISTAEHAFSLMLSLSRNIPQANDSIKQDKWDRKKFMGVELYGKTLGIIGMGRIGAEFAKRALSFGMRILAFDPYLTEERAKTLNVESVVLDKLLEGSDFITIHTPLTEETKHLLDDNAFQKMKKGVRIINAARGGIIDENAMAKHLKSGKVAGAALDVFETKAKPPLDSPVYKIDTVIGTPHLGASTSEAQVNVAIDMAKTVSEALLGRGFRNAINVPYMESETMEAVKPYMNLAERLGAIQSQLMEGPVKSVAITYVGEVAALDVELITRALLKGIFNPVLEEDVNYVNAPLIAKERGIKVSEKKTPEISDFANLINVEFDTGKKRHSIMGTLFSNKEARIVKMDKYYVEAVPNGYMLVLTNKDVPGVVGKLGTELAKHKINIAEMSFGRDKKTQEAISLINVDSEVPQKVISDLKKFKHIKDIKQVRIFV, encoded by the coding sequence ATGATCCGGGGCGTGGACGCGTCCGGTAAAATATCATTGAAAGAGGTGGTTGATATGGCCATTAAGATCCTGGTAAGCGATCCGCTGTCCAAAGAGGGAGTGGATATCCTCAAACAGAACGGTTTCAAGGTCGATGAGGTGTCCAAGCTCACGGAAGAACAGCTTTGCAAGAAGATAAAAGGATATGACGCGTTGATAATACGTAGCGGTACCACGGTGACGGCTAAGATAATAAACGCTTCCGACGCGCTCAAGGTGATAGGCCGGGCCGGTGTGGGAGTGGACAACGTGGATGTCGCGGCGGCTTCCAAGAAAGGCATCATAGTCATGAACGCGCCCGCTGGGAACACTATCTCTACGGCCGAGCACGCGTTCAGCCTGATGCTATCCCTTTCACGCAACATACCGCAGGCTAATGATTCCATAAAGCAGGACAAGTGGGACCGGAAGAAATTCATGGGTGTTGAGCTTTACGGGAAGACGCTGGGTATCATAGGCATGGGACGTATCGGCGCGGAGTTCGCCAAGAGGGCCCTGAGCTTTGGGATGCGGATACTGGCTTTCGACCCATATCTTACCGAAGAAAGGGCCAAGACGCTTAATGTGGAATCGGTGGTCCTGGACAAGTTGCTCGAGGGATCGGATTTCATAACGATCCACACGCCTCTTACCGAAGAGACCAAGCACCTTCTTGACGATAACGCGTTCCAGAAGATGAAAAAAGGCGTACGTATCATAAACGCCGCGCGTGGAGGGATAATCGACGAGAACGCCATGGCGAAGCACCTTAAGTCGGGTAAAGTGGCCGGCGCGGCTCTTGACGTGTTCGAGACCAAGGCAAAACCGCCGCTTGATAGCCCTGTGTACAAGATCGACACGGTGATCGGCACCCCCCATCTGGGCGCGTCCACTTCGGAAGCGCAGGTGAACGTCGCCATAGATATGGCCAAGACCGTATCAGAAGCCCTTTTAGGTAGGGGGTTCCGTAACGCGATAAACGTACCATACATGGAATCCGAGACCATGGAAGCGGTCAAACCGTACATGAACCTGGCGGAACGCCTGGGTGCCATACAGTCGCAGCTTATGGAGGGCCCGGTCAAGAGCGTCGCTATAACGTATGTGGGTGAAGTGGCCGCGCTTGATGTCGAACTTATAACGCGCGCGCTTCTTAAGGGCATATTCAACCCTGTTCTTGAAGAGGATGTGAACTATGTGAACGCGCCGCTGATCGCGAAGGAACGCGGGATAAAGGTGTCGGAGAAAAAGACGCCCGAGATCTCTGATTTCGCTAATCTTATCAATGTCGAGTTCGACACGGGAAAGAAGCGCCACTCTATCATGGGCACGCTGTTCTCGAACAAGGAAGCGAGAATAGTCAAGATGGATAAGTATTATGTTGAGGCCGTTCCTAACGGGTACATGCTGGTCCTCACGAACAAGGACGTTCCCGGTGTGGTCGGTAAGCTGGGCACGGAACTCGCCAAGCATAAGATCAATATAGCGGAAATGAGCTTCGGGAGGGACAAAAAGACACAGGAAGCCATAAGCCTTATAAACGTGGACAGCGAAGTGCCCCAGAAGGTCATATCGGACCTCAAGAAGTTCAAACATATAAAAGACATAAAACAGGTGAGGATATTCGTTTAA
- a CDS encoding alanine--glyoxylate aminotransferase family protein, which yields MRKYRLMAPGPTPVPEKVLLRMADTIIHHRTPQFQAVLKQVNIKLKKAFHTENPVLVFASSGSGAMEASVVNLLSRGDKALVIRGGKFGERFAEICKAYGVETVNYDVTWGEGADPKIVEKMLKDDPGVKVVYSTLCETSTGVVNDIKGIGKVVSATKAVLVVDAISGLSADELRPDEWGVDVVVGGSQKGLMLPPGLAFLSISPKAQKLVETSDLPKYYFSLKAALKSHAKDDTPWTPAVSLINGLDAVLDMMLAEGMDNILARHARLANATREAMKALGLEIFAKSPSNAVTAVKVPEGIDGGSITKKMRDEQCVTIAGGQGDLKGKIFRLAHLGYMDEFDTISAIAGVEMVLSQIGHKVELGKGVAKAQELLK from the coding sequence ATGAGAAAATATAGATTAATGGCTCCCGGCCCGACGCCGGTACCCGAAAAAGTCCTGCTCAGGATGGCGGATACGATAATACACCACAGGACGCCCCAGTTCCAGGCCGTGCTCAAACAGGTCAATATCAAGCTGAAAAAAGCGTTCCATACGGAAAATCCCGTACTTGTGTTCGCGTCAAGCGGCTCAGGGGCGATGGAAGCGTCGGTGGTCAACTTGTTGTCGCGTGGCGATAAGGCGCTTGTTATCAGGGGTGGTAAGTTCGGTGAGAGGTTCGCGGAAATATGTAAAGCCTACGGTGTCGAGACGGTGAATTACGACGTGACATGGGGGGAAGGAGCCGATCCGAAGATAGTGGAGAAGATGCTCAAGGATGATCCGGGGGTGAAGGTCGTCTACAGCACGCTGTGCGAAACATCTACCGGGGTAGTGAACGATATAAAAGGTATAGGTAAGGTCGTCTCCGCCACTAAAGCGGTCCTCGTGGTCGACGCTATAAGCGGACTTTCAGCCGATGAGCTCAGACCTGATGAATGGGGGGTCGACGTTGTGGTGGGAGGCTCACAGAAAGGTCTAATGCTGCCTCCAGGCCTGGCGTTCCTGAGCATAAGCCCCAAGGCCCAGAAGCTGGTAGAGACATCCGACCTGCCGAAATATTATTTCAGCCTTAAAGCGGCGCTGAAATCACACGCCAAGGACGATACTCCGTGGACGCCCGCCGTATCCCTCATAAACGGGTTGGACGCTGTCCTCGATATGATGCTGGCCGAAGGTATGGACAACATACTGGCCAGGCATGCCCGGCTGGCGAACGCTACCCGGGAGGCAATGAAGGCGCTTGGCCTGGAGATATTCGCCAAGAGCCCGTCGAACGCGGTCACTGCCGTGAAAGTGCCGGAAGGCATAGACGGTGGTTCTATTACCAAGAAAATGCGTGACGAACAGTGCGTGACCATAGCCGGCGGGCAGGGAGACCTCAAAGGGAAGATATTCCGTCTGGCGCATTTGGGGTACATGGACGAATTCGATACGATATCAGCCATAGCCGGTGTCGAGATGGTGCTTTCCCAGATAGGGCATAAAGTAGAGCTTGGTAAGGGAGTGGCAAAAGCGCAGGAACTGTTGAAGTAG
- the clpP gene encoding ATP-dependent Clp endopeptidase proteolytic subunit ClpP, with amino-acid sequence MPAQRGGCYRKSVKYQEEDHMTIVPMVIEKEGRQERAYDIYSRLLKDRIVFIGSPIDDYVANIVVAQLLFLQMEDPTKDISLYINSPGGSVTAGLSIYDTMQFVKPDVNTYCIGQAASMAAVLLAAGKKGKRYSLPNSRIMLHQPWGGAQGAAADIHIQAKEILRIKDMLESILVHHTGQSEERIKVDTDRDFFMSATEARDYGVVDEVISVIN; translated from the coding sequence ATTCCTGCTCAGCGAGGCGGCTGTTACCGAAAAAGCGTAAAATACCAAGAGGAGGACCATATGACGATAGTACCTATGGTTATAGAAAAAGAGGGACGTCAGGAAAGGGCATATGATATATACTCGCGCCTTTTGAAGGACCGTATAGTTTTTATCGGCTCGCCCATCGATGATTATGTGGCGAACATCGTGGTCGCCCAACTCCTTTTCCTCCAAATGGAGGACCCGACGAAAGATATCAGCCTTTATATCAATTCACCCGGAGGCAGTGTTACTGCCGGGCTTTCGATATATGACACGATGCAGTTCGTTAAGCCCGATGTCAACACATACTGTATAGGCCAGGCCGCCAGCATGGCGGCGGTCCTCCTCGCCGCTGGTAAGAAGGGGAAGAGATACTCGCTTCCCAATTCCAGGATAATGCTGCACCAGCCATGGGGTGGGGCCCAGGGCGCGGCTGCGGATATACATATCCAGGCGAAAGAGATACTCAGGATAAAAGATATGCTCGAAAGCATATTGGTGCATCATACGGGCCAGTCGGAAGAACGGATAAAAGTGGACACCGACAGGGATTTTTTCATGAGCGCCACGGAAGCCAGGGATTACGGTGTCGTTGACGAGGTCATCAGCGTTATAAACTAG
- the tig gene encoding trigger factor, translating into MKVKIKKLEGTARQLDIEMPKDVVSKAFEEVLEDIRKTAKIPGFRPGKAPIDIVRKRFMDDARDEVQRRLIPMGYQMALNDKSITPVSYPEVSEVSLELSGEFKFTAKVDVEPECDIKKYKGLKVEKEKVVVADEEVKEALERIRNMHAEFEKIDRPLGKGDFAICDVETYMDGKPISSKRNNMWIEVDKEVSLLGMGEALVGMKPGDKKDINVKLPKDYPDEKYADKDAVFSVEVKDTREKKVPELDDEFAKKIGKETSGQVEEEIKGQLSLRKEANAKVNMKNQIIEQLIKKHSFDVPGSMVERQMKVLMDRAENELLQKGVSAEAIGKHKEELNDKLYREAEDKVRVYFILSRIADCEDIQVEEKELEDWFASMAMSYNQDVEKVREYYEKNDLVDGLKEQLREDKTLEFLLSEAAVTEKA; encoded by the coding sequence ATGAAGGTAAAGATAAAGAAACTTGAAGGGACAGCCAGGCAGCTGGATATAGAGATGCCGAAGGATGTTGTGAGCAAGGCGTTCGAGGAAGTGCTGGAGGATATACGCAAGACGGCTAAGATACCCGGCTTTCGTCCTGGCAAGGCCCCGATAGACATAGTACGCAAGAGATTCATGGATGACGCCAGGGACGAAGTGCAGAGACGGCTTATCCCTATGGGGTACCAGATGGCCCTGAACGACAAGTCCATAACGCCGGTAAGTTACCCGGAGGTGTCCGAGGTATCGCTCGAGCTTTCCGGGGAGTTCAAGTTCACCGCTAAAGTGGATGTGGAGCCCGAGTGCGATATAAAGAAGTACAAAGGACTGAAAGTGGAAAAAGAAAAGGTCGTAGTGGCGGACGAAGAGGTCAAGGAGGCCCTGGAGCGGATAAGGAATATGCACGCGGAATTCGAGAAGATAGACCGTCCTCTGGGAAAGGGCGATTTCGCCATATGCGATGTCGAGACGTACATGGACGGGAAGCCCATATCTTCCAAGCGTAACAACATGTGGATAGAGGTAGACAAGGAGGTTTCCCTGCTTGGCATGGGGGAAGCGCTCGTGGGGATGAAACCGGGCGACAAAAAAGACATAAACGTGAAACTCCCGAAGGATTATCCGGACGAAAAATACGCCGACAAGGACGCGGTCTTCAGCGTGGAAGTGAAGGATACGCGCGAGAAGAAAGTGCCTGAGCTGGACGATGAGTTCGCGAAAAAGATAGGCAAGGAAACGTCCGGCCAGGTAGAGGAAGAGATAAAAGGACAGCTTTCCTTGAGAAAGGAAGCTAACGCCAAAGTGAACATGAAGAACCAGATAATAGAGCAGCTCATCAAGAAACACTCTTTTGATGTCCCCGGTTCCATGGTTGAAAGGCAGATGAAGGTGCTTATGGACAGGGCCGAGAACGAGCTTCTCCAGAAAGGCGTGAGCGCTGAGGCCATCGGTAAGCATAAGGAAGAACTGAACGACAAGCTTTACCGTGAAGCGGAGGACAAGGTCAGGGTATATTTCATCCTGAGCCGTATAGCCGATTGCGAGGATATACAGGTAGAGGAAAAAGAACTGGAAGACTGGTTCGCTTCAATGGCCATGTCATATAACCAGGACGTGGAAAAGGTCCGTGAATATTACGAAAAGAACGATCTTGTGGACGGCCTCAAAGAACAGCTCAGGGAGGACAAAACGCTGGAATTCCTGCTCAGCGAGGCGGCTGTTACCGAAAAAGCGTAA